The following proteins are co-located in the Micromonospora coriariae genome:
- a CDS encoding serine/threonine-protein kinase — MPSVGQLVGDRYRLVERIASGGMGDVWRAVDETLDRCVAVKMLHPRLVTDAGFSERFRREARAMAALRHPGVAQVYDYGEMSRPGEPVLAYIVMECVQGQSLSERIAEVGRLDAAEAMSIAAQTARALQAAHDAGIVHRDVKPNNLIIEPDGHVVLVDFGVAVTQEAASLTGANQVVGTALYMAPEQVSKNESTPAIDIYALGAVVHHCLAGEPPYQGDNAVAVALRHLEEEPPSLPESVPAQVRQLVSTAMAKEPTRRFPTAAAMATAAQALTDSSDPQLRAATSATAGAPRTEHLPARGSALGGTSRRRVRPGHTTLAVLLGSLAAVAAVLVLADPTGMMTGPTGRPSGPPAAPPVVPTSVPPRQDRPGPGVGGGEPAIRGSAGLPVRAPGSATPTTTRPAAATPTGQSTPSSESSPGSPGPTTSESAPQEPTAAPTGATTAAPTEDPTEAPTAEESAAGGNAVTPVQVTGSGGPAR, encoded by the coding sequence ATGCCGAGTGTGGGGCAACTCGTCGGAGACCGATACCGCCTGGTCGAGAGGATCGCCAGCGGCGGTATGGGCGACGTGTGGCGGGCGGTTGACGAAACCCTGGACCGCTGCGTGGCCGTCAAGATGCTGCACCCCCGCCTGGTCACCGACGCCGGCTTCAGTGAGCGGTTCCGCCGCGAGGCACGCGCGATGGCGGCGCTGCGTCACCCAGGTGTCGCCCAGGTCTACGACTACGGCGAGATGTCCCGGCCCGGAGAGCCGGTCCTCGCCTACATCGTCATGGAATGCGTGCAGGGACAGTCCCTGTCGGAGCGGATCGCCGAGGTCGGCCGCCTGGACGCGGCCGAGGCGATGTCAATCGCCGCGCAGACCGCCCGAGCCCTGCAGGCCGCCCACGACGCCGGCATCGTCCACCGGGACGTCAAGCCCAACAATCTGATCATCGAGCCGGACGGGCACGTCGTACTCGTCGACTTCGGCGTTGCCGTCACGCAGGAGGCGGCGAGCCTGACCGGGGCGAACCAGGTCGTCGGCACCGCCCTGTACATGGCGCCCGAGCAGGTGTCCAAGAACGAGAGCACCCCGGCGATCGACATCTACGCGCTGGGCGCTGTCGTCCACCACTGCCTCGCCGGTGAGCCCCCGTACCAGGGTGACAACGCCGTCGCGGTGGCGCTGCGGCACCTCGAAGAGGAACCACCGTCGCTGCCCGAGAGCGTCCCGGCGCAGGTACGGCAGCTGGTGTCCACCGCGATGGCCAAGGAGCCCACCCGCCGGTTCCCGACGGCGGCGGCCATGGCCACCGCGGCACAGGCCCTCACGGACTCGTCCGACCCCCAGCTGAGGGCCGCCACCTCAGCGACCGCGGGCGCGCCCCGAACCGAGCACCTGCCCGCCCGGGGGTCGGCTCTCGGCGGCACGTCGAGGCGGAGGGTCCGTCCCGGACATACCACGCTCGCGGTGCTTCTCGGATCGTTGGCCGCCGTTGCCGCCGTCCTGGTGCTGGCCGATCCCACCGGGATGATGACGGGCCCGACCGGGCGACCGTCGGGGCCCCCCGCGGCACCGCCCGTGGTGCCGACCTCGGTGCCACCCCGGCAGGACAGGCCTGGCCCTGGCGTCGGTGGTGGCGAACCGGCCATCCGCGGCTCTGCCGGTCTGCCGGTTCGCGCGCCCGGATCCGCTACCCCGACGACCACCCGTCCAGCAGCCGCAACGCCGACGGGCCAGTCCACGCCTTCGAGCGAGAGCAGTCCCGGTTCACCCGGTCCCACCACCTCTGAAAGCGCCCCTCAGGAACCGACGGCGGCCCCCACGGGCGCAACGACGGCGGCACCGACCGAGGACCCGACGGAGGCGCCGACGGCGGAGGAGTCGGCTGCCGGAGGGAACGCGGTGACGCCGGTCCAGGTGACGGGGTCAGGCGGACCGGCGAGGTAG
- a CDS encoding NAD(P)-dependent alcohol dehydrogenase produces the protein MKAIVQDRYGPPETLTLAEVDAPAPAADEVLVRVEAAALNAYDWHAMRGDPRMARLAMGRSKPRARIRGRDFAGRVEAVGKQVRQLRPGDAVFGDLGDANGAFAEYVCVRETLVAPMPANLTPQQAAALPLAGITALMGLSEVGQVEPGHHVLINGASGGVGTLAVQLAKVLGAAVTGVCSTRNVDLVRSLGADHVVDYTRDDFARDSRRYDVVFDLVGNRSLTALRRVLTPTGTLVLSGGGVYGGGSLIGPVKLIARGRLLAPFVRHRIVILTAAPSRQHLDTLRAHAETGRLTPVIDRTYPLHEVPEAMRYLEGEHARAKVVITV, from the coding sequence ATGAAAGCGATAGTTCAAGACCGATACGGCCCGCCGGAGACGCTCACACTCGCGGAGGTGGACGCGCCGGCGCCTGCCGCCGACGAAGTGCTCGTGCGGGTGGAGGCCGCCGCGCTCAACGCGTACGACTGGCATGCCATGCGTGGCGACCCGCGGATGGCGCGGCTGGCCATGGGTCGATCAAAGCCCCGAGCGCGCATCCGCGGCCGCGACTTCGCCGGCCGGGTCGAGGCCGTCGGCAAGCAGGTTCGCCAGCTGCGCCCGGGCGACGCCGTCTTCGGCGACCTGGGCGACGCCAACGGCGCGTTCGCCGAGTACGTGTGCGTACGCGAGACCCTGGTCGCGCCGATGCCGGCGAACCTGACGCCGCAGCAGGCGGCGGCCCTGCCGCTGGCCGGCATCACCGCGCTCATGGGCCTGAGCGAGGTCGGGCAGGTCGAGCCGGGCCACCACGTTCTCATCAACGGGGCCTCCGGCGGCGTCGGCACCCTCGCTGTCCAACTGGCCAAGGTGCTCGGCGCGGCCGTCACCGGCGTGTGCAGCACCCGCAACGTCGACCTGGTCCGCTCCCTCGGGGCCGATCACGTCGTCGACTACACCCGGGACGACTTCGCCCGCGACAGCCGCCGCTACGACGTCGTGTTCGACCTGGTCGGCAACCGCTCACTCACCGCGCTGCGACGGGTGCTGACCCCGACCGGGACGCTGGTGCTCTCCGGCGGCGGCGTGTACGGCGGCGGCAGCCTCATCGGACCGGTCAAGCTCATCGCGCGGGGACGGCTGCTGGCACCCTTCGTCCGACACCGCATCGTCATCCTCACGGCGGCGCCCAGCCGGCAGCACCTCGACACGCTCCGCGCGCACGCCGAGACCGGCCGCCTCACCCCGGTCATCGACCGCACCTATCCGCTGCACGAGGTGCCCGAGGCCATGCGATACCTCGAAGGTGAGCACGCGCGGGCGAAGGTCGTCATCACCGTCTGA
- a CDS encoding zinc-dependent alcohol dehydrogenase family protein, whose amino-acid sequence MRAAVLREFGVPLRVDEIDQPTARVGQVLVRVVASGVNPLDTKIQAGKAAHARIQLPAVLGLDLAGVVAAVGDGVTGFEPGDEVYGLCGGVGDLPGSLAEYAAVDARLLAHRPRTLSMRESAALPLAAITSWEGLVDRARVGAGQKVLVHGGAGGVGHVGVQLARARGAEVYATGAPTSMGAIESLGAVPIDYTSTTVEEYVERCTAGEGFDIIVDNVGGATLDASFAAVRRYHGHVVSALGWGSHSLAPLSFRGATYSGVFTLLPMLTGRGREHHGEILREIAALADAGALRPRLDPRLFTLDTVMDAHRLVADGASDGKVVVDIDG is encoded by the coding sequence ATGCGTGCTGCAGTGCTGCGGGAGTTCGGCGTCCCGCTGAGGGTCGATGAGATCGACCAACCAACCGCCCGCGTCGGTCAGGTGCTCGTGCGGGTCGTGGCCAGCGGGGTCAACCCGCTCGACACGAAAATCCAGGCGGGCAAGGCGGCCCATGCCCGTATCCAGTTGCCCGCGGTGCTCGGCCTGGACCTGGCCGGAGTCGTCGCGGCGGTGGGCGATGGCGTGACCGGCTTCGAGCCGGGAGACGAGGTGTACGGGCTCTGCGGTGGTGTGGGTGACCTACCGGGCTCGCTGGCCGAGTACGCCGCCGTGGACGCGCGGTTGCTGGCACACAGGCCACGGACGCTCTCGATGCGTGAGTCTGCTGCGCTGCCGCTGGCGGCGATCACCTCGTGGGAGGGTCTGGTTGACCGGGCCCGAGTTGGCGCCGGGCAGAAGGTGCTGGTCCACGGCGGCGCCGGCGGTGTCGGTCACGTGGGCGTACAGCTCGCTCGGGCACGAGGAGCCGAGGTGTACGCGACGGGCGCGCCGACGAGCATGGGAGCGATCGAGAGTCTCGGCGCCGTGCCGATCGACTACACCTCGACCACGGTTGAGGAATATGTGGAGAGGTGCACCGCGGGCGAAGGCTTCGACATCATCGTCGACAACGTTGGCGGGGCGACACTCGACGCGTCGTTCGCGGCGGTGCGTCGGTATCACGGGCACGTCGTCAGCGCGCTGGGCTGGGGGTCGCACTCGCTCGCGCCGCTGTCGTTCCGTGGCGCGACCTACTCCGGGGTGTTCACCCTGCTGCCGATGCTGACGGGGCGCGGCCGCGAACACCACGGTGAGATCCTGCGCGAGATCGCCGCGTTGGCCGACGCCGGCGCGCTGCGTCCACGACTGGACCCACGCCTGTTCACGCTCGACACGGTCATGGATGCCCACCGGCTGGTCGCCGACGGCGCCAGCGACGGCAAGGTCGTCGTCGACATCGACGGCTGA
- a CDS encoding TOPRIM nucleotidyl transferase/hydrolase domain-containing protein: protein MDLAQRHELARRALDGYESGPDATTRALTSARAKMGDAAALVLVEGLSDQIALETAATGGGRDLEAERVVIVPIGGAHAIGRFLTEMGPLTAQVRLAGLYDVREEEVFRRALVAAQIGSPRTRADMERLGFHVCVDDLEEELIRAVGAAEVEALFDSQGDLGSFLSLQNQPAWRGREPERQMWRFLRSGARRNLRYARLLAEAAAGRGALPRPLAALLEAARTDRSVA from the coding sequence ATGGATCTCGCCCAACGTCATGAGCTGGCCCGCAGGGCGCTCGATGGATACGAGAGTGGCCCTGACGCCACAACCCGGGCACTGACCAGCGCCCGGGCGAAGATGGGCGACGCTGCGGCCCTGGTCCTGGTCGAGGGCCTCAGCGATCAGATCGCGCTCGAAACGGCCGCAACCGGCGGCGGCCGGGATCTCGAAGCGGAGCGCGTCGTGATCGTGCCGATCGGCGGGGCGCACGCGATCGGTCGCTTCCTGACCGAGATGGGCCCGCTGACCGCTCAGGTGCGCCTCGCCGGCCTGTACGACGTGCGTGAGGAGGAGGTCTTCCGGCGCGCACTGGTCGCCGCCCAGATCGGCTCGCCGCGCACTCGCGCCGACATGGAACGCCTCGGGTTTCACGTCTGCGTCGACGACCTCGAAGAGGAACTGATCCGGGCCGTGGGCGCCGCAGAGGTCGAAGCGCTGTTCGACTCACAGGGCGATCTGGGTTCGTTCCTCTCGCTGCAGAATCAACCCGCCTGGCGCGGCCGGGAACCCGAGCGGCAGATGTGGCGGTTCCTCCGCAGCGGCGCGCGTCGCAACCTGCGCTACGCGCGACTGCTCGCCGAGGCGGCAGCGGGCCGGGGTGCGCTGCCTCGGCCACTCGCCGCGCTGCTCGAGGCGGCGAGGACCGACAGGTCCGTGGCGTGA
- a CDS encoding class I SAM-dependent methyltransferase, whose amino-acid sequence MTMEQVRQSYASVAELYIELFGTSQKVHADDLAFIGRHLAGRPGRVLDLGCGPGHITGYLRSLGVDAAGVDMVPQFIAHARATHPGVEFQLGSMDSLDLADGSVAGILAWYSLIHRPPQDLDGVLAQFRRAMTPSGTLVLGIFVGDEVEAFDHKVATAYRWPVDEFSERLTRAGFTEVERLPRPSDGTHRPHAAIAAIATDR is encoded by the coding sequence GTGACCATGGAGCAGGTACGGCAGTCGTACGCATCCGTCGCGGAGCTCTACATCGAGCTGTTCGGCACGAGCCAGAAGGTACACGCCGACGACCTCGCGTTCATCGGGCGGCATCTGGCAGGCCGGCCTGGCCGGGTGCTCGATCTGGGCTGCGGGCCCGGCCATATCACCGGCTACCTTCGCTCGCTGGGCGTCGACGCGGCGGGGGTCGACATGGTCCCCCAGTTCATCGCCCATGCCCGGGCGACCCACCCGGGCGTTGAGTTCCAACTCGGGTCGATGGACAGCCTCGATCTGGCCGACGGGTCCGTCGCCGGCATCCTGGCCTGGTACTCGTTGATACATCGACCGCCGCAGGACCTCGACGGCGTGCTTGCTCAGTTCCGGCGAGCCATGACCCCGTCCGGAACGTTGGTGCTGGGCATCTTCGTCGGCGACGAGGTCGAGGCCTTCGACCACAAGGTCGCGACCGCCTATCGGTGGCCCGTGGACGAGTTCTCCGAGCGACTGACGCGCGCAGGCTTCACCGAAGTCGAGCGCCTGCCACGGCCCAGCGACGGCACTCATCGGCCGCACGCCGCCATCGCGGCGATCGCAACCGACCGGTGA
- a CDS encoding SigE family RNA polymerase sigma factor — protein sequence MVDAEREFSEYVSVRLPSLHRTAYLMCGDAHLADDVVQQTITALYVNWRRVSRADNVDAYVHRMLVHKLVDEKRLSWAKVRLLGSVPAPERPPVTPHDELAERDSLVAALAHLPRGQRTVLVLRFLRDLSLADTAAAMGCSEGNVKSQTARALAAIRQVLDVTEMSGGKAK from the coding sequence ATGGTGGATGCCGAGCGTGAGTTCTCGGAGTACGTCTCCGTGCGACTGCCGAGCCTGCATCGGACCGCGTATCTGATGTGCGGCGACGCGCACCTGGCCGACGACGTGGTGCAGCAGACGATCACGGCGTTGTACGTGAACTGGCGCCGGGTGAGCCGGGCCGACAACGTCGACGCGTACGTGCACCGGATGTTGGTACACAAGCTCGTCGACGAGAAGCGGTTGAGCTGGGCGAAGGTGCGGCTGCTGGGGTCGGTGCCGGCGCCGGAGCGCCCGCCGGTCACGCCGCACGACGAGCTGGCCGAGCGGGACAGCCTGGTCGCCGCGCTCGCCCACCTACCCCGCGGCCAGCGCACCGTACTGGTCCTGCGGTTCCTGCGCGACCTGTCGCTGGCGGACACGGCCGCCGCGATGGGCTGCTCCGAAGGCAACGTGAAGTCGCAGACAGCTCGGGCGCTGGCGGCGATCCGTCAGGTGCTCGACGTCACCGAGATGTCCGGGGGGAAGGCGAAATGA
- a CDS encoding DUF2249 domain-containing protein: MEQKSAESELDVRQLRKTDKHPTIFARYAELPTNESFVLVNDHDPRHLRDEFEADHPGSVGWEYLAREPRNWRVRITKLTSTPLPRTLVDTTGLAALTGEPDVTGAVWKLQARERDLDANIIALPPGGVIDEHAGPDLDVLIHVLAGSGQLATEGGVVDLRSGALVWLPRRSRRQFTSGPEGLRYFTVHQRRQALLLDTTVRRVGR; encoded by the coding sequence ATGGAGCAGAAGAGCGCGGAGTCAGAGCTCGACGTGCGGCAACTTCGCAAGACCGACAAACACCCGACGATCTTCGCCCGCTATGCCGAGCTGCCGACGAATGAGTCGTTCGTGCTCGTCAACGACCACGACCCCAGGCACCTGCGCGACGAGTTCGAGGCTGACCACCCCGGCAGTGTCGGCTGGGAGTACCTGGCACGGGAGCCCCGCAACTGGCGGGTCCGGATCACCAAGCTCACCAGCACGCCGCTTCCCCGAACTCTCGTCGACACGACCGGCCTCGCCGCGCTGACCGGGGAGCCGGATGTGACCGGGGCCGTGTGGAAGTTGCAGGCGCGTGAACGGGACCTGGATGCCAACATCATCGCGTTGCCGCCCGGCGGCGTCATCGACGAGCACGCCGGCCCCGACCTCGACGTCCTCATCCACGTCCTGGCCGGGTCCGGGCAGCTCGCCACCGAAGGCGGTGTCGTGGACCTGCGGTCCGGCGCCCTGGTGTGGCTGCCTCGGCGGTCGCGCCGTCAGTTCACCAGCGGGCCGGAGGGACTGCGCTACTTCACCGTCCACCAGCGCCGACAGGCTCTCCTTCTGGACACCACGGTGCGGCGGGTCGGCCGATGA
- a CDS encoding RidA family protein — MTERRSILSGSTFEEQIGYARAVVDGDWVHVSGTTGFDYATMTISDDVVEQAEQCLRNIDAALTEAKCTFADVVRVRYLLPDRADFEPCWPTLRRAFGEVRPAATMLVCGLADPRMKIEIEVYARRTSA, encoded by the coding sequence ATGACAGAGCGGCGTTCCATCCTCAGCGGCTCGACGTTCGAGGAGCAGATCGGCTATGCCCGCGCCGTGGTCGACGGCGACTGGGTGCACGTGTCCGGGACGACCGGATTCGACTACGCCACCATGACGATTTCCGACGACGTGGTGGAGCAGGCCGAGCAGTGCCTGCGCAACATCGACGCCGCGCTGACCGAGGCGAAGTGCACCTTCGCCGATGTGGTCCGGGTGCGCTATCTGCTGCCCGACCGGGCCGATTTCGAGCCCTGCTGGCCGACGTTGCGTCGCGCCTTCGGTGAGGTCCGGCCAGCCGCCACGATGCTCGTGTGTGGCCTCGCCGACCCTCGTATGAAGATCGAGATCGAGGTGTACGCACGGCGGACCAGCGCTTAG
- a CDS encoding OsmC family protein: MSDDTFRSVEIERTGLGNYVARNIRGGSLSMGTGEDASFTPVELLLAAIGGCTAVDVDHITSRRAEPTRFSVDVTGDKIRDEAGGNRMQNLRVEFTVTFPVGADGDRAREALPRSLQQSHERLCTVSRTVELGTPVSIVEAAASDGE, translated from the coding sequence ATGAGTGACGACACCTTCCGCTCGGTGGAGATCGAGCGCACCGGTCTGGGGAACTATGTCGCCCGGAACATCCGCGGCGGTTCGCTGTCGATGGGCACGGGCGAGGACGCCAGCTTCACGCCCGTGGAACTGCTGCTGGCTGCCATCGGCGGCTGCACCGCGGTGGACGTGGACCACATCACCAGCCGCCGAGCCGAGCCGACCCGGTTCTCCGTCGACGTCACGGGTGACAAGATCCGTGACGAGGCCGGCGGAAACCGGATGCAGAACCTCCGGGTCGAGTTCACAGTGACGTTCCCGGTGGGCGCGGACGGCGACAGGGCCCGCGAGGCGCTGCCCCGGTCCCTGCAGCAGTCGCACGAACGGTTGTGCACCGTCTCCCGTACCGTCGAGCTTGGCACTCCCGTTTCGATAGTCGAGGCTGCCGCGTCCGACGGGGAGTGA
- a CDS encoding glycoside hydrolase family 11 protein: protein MRLLLGAACAVVVAVSSTVLATNAYAEADRTVSSNTTGTHNGFFFSFWKDSGNASMTLRADGRYSSQWGSGTNNWVGGKGWATGSRRTISYSGSYSPNGNSYLALYGWTRNPLIEYYVVENFGTYNPSTGATRVGSVTTDGGTYDLYRTQRVNQPSIDGTATFYQYWSVRQQKRTGGTITTANHFDAWARAGLNLGTNHSYQIMATEGYQSSGSSDITVREGGGGNPTSGPTTGNPGGGNCTATLSAGQQWGDRFNLNVAVSGTNNWVVSLGLGGGQSLQNSWNAAVSGTSGTVTARPNGNGNNFGVTIMANGNWTWPTVTCRTG, encoded by the coding sequence ATGCGGTTGCTCCTCGGCGCCGCGTGCGCCGTGGTGGTGGCCGTCAGCAGTACGGTGCTGGCCACCAACGCGTACGCCGAGGCCGATCGGACCGTCAGCTCGAACACCACCGGAACGCACAACGGGTTCTTCTTCTCGTTCTGGAAGGACAGTGGCAACGCCAGCATGACGCTGCGCGCGGACGGCCGATACTCCAGCCAGTGGGGCAGCGGCACCAACAACTGGGTCGGCGGCAAGGGTTGGGCCACCGGTAGCCGTCGGACGATCAGCTATTCGGGCAGCTACAGCCCGAACGGCAACAGCTACCTCGCCCTGTACGGATGGACGCGGAACCCGCTGATCGAGTACTACGTCGTGGAGAACTTCGGCACCTACAACCCGAGCACCGGCGCCACCCGGGTCGGCTCCGTCACCACCGACGGCGGCACCTACGACCTGTACCGCACCCAGCGGGTCAACCAGCCATCCATCGACGGCACCGCCACGTTCTACCAGTACTGGAGCGTCCGTCAGCAGAAGCGCACCGGTGGCACCATCACCACCGCCAACCACTTCGACGCGTGGGCGCGCGCCGGCTTGAACCTCGGCACCAACCACAGCTACCAGATCATGGCCACCGAGGGCTACCAGAGCAGCGGGAGTTCCGACATCACCGTCCGGGAAGGCGGTGGCGGCAACCCAACCTCCGGGCCCACCACCGGCAACCCGGGAGGCGGCAACTGCACCGCGACGCTCTCCGCCGGACAGCAGTGGGGCGATCGGTTCAACCTCAACGTCGCGGTCAGCGGCACCAACAACTGGGTCGTCAGCCTCGGCCTGGGCGGCGGCCAGAGCCTGCAGAACAGCTGGAACGCCGCCGTCAGCGGCACGAGCGGAACCGTCACCGCCAGACCGAACGGCAATGGCAACAACTTCGGAGTAACGATCATGGCCAACGGCAACTGGACCTGGCCGACGGTCACCTGCCGAACCGGCTGA
- a CDS encoding TetR/AcrR family transcriptional regulator C-terminal domain-containing protein, with protein MAEQAETLRRTPLSRDRVLHAAVALADAAGIESLSMRNLAQDLGVVPMALYKHVANKDELLDGMIDVVVGEIGPPGPDTAWKPAVRQRILSARQALQRHPWAPLAIESRNMATPAILSYLDSMIGTFRAGGFSVDLAHHVMHAMGSRILGFSQELFDAARRAGRSGTTTAPEPPAALPPEIAARFPHVAEVAMAASHDDASVLGQGCDDQFEFEFALDLLLDGIERLQQQGWASPRRLG; from the coding sequence ATGGCTGAGCAGGCTGAGACGCTGCGCCGGACGCCGCTGAGCAGGGACCGGGTCCTGCACGCCGCCGTCGCACTCGCCGACGCGGCCGGGATCGAGTCCCTCAGCATGCGCAACCTGGCGCAGGACCTGGGCGTCGTGCCGATGGCCCTCTACAAGCACGTGGCCAACAAGGACGAACTGCTGGACGGCATGATCGACGTCGTCGTCGGCGAGATCGGTCCGCCCGGGCCCGACACCGCCTGGAAGCCCGCGGTCCGCCAGCGCATCCTCTCGGCGCGGCAGGCGCTGCAGCGCCACCCCTGGGCGCCGCTCGCGATCGAGTCGCGGAACATGGCGACGCCGGCCATCCTGTCCTACCTCGACTCGATGATCGGAACTTTCCGGGCCGGCGGGTTCTCCGTCGACCTCGCGCACCACGTGATGCATGCGATGGGGAGCCGGATTTTGGGCTTCAGCCAGGAGCTGTTCGACGCCGCCCGGCGCGCCGGCCGGTCCGGCACGACGACCGCCCCGGAGCCACCGGCGGCCCTGCCCCCGGAGATCGCGGCCAGATTCCCGCACGTCGCGGAGGTCGCCATGGCGGCGTCCCACGACGACGCGTCCGTCCTCGGGCAGGGCTGTGACGACCAGTTCGAGTTCGAGTTCGCGCTGGACCTGCTACTGGACGGCATCGAACGGCTGCAACAGCAGGGCTGGGCATCGCCACGCCGGCTCGGGTGA
- a CDS encoding helix-turn-helix transcriptional regulator, whose translation MATQSEQPAEPRLRVLRVLNAATTPLSIVAIAGQLGVHSNTVRFHLDTLVGQGRVERVVPEQNRPGRPPLLFRAVRRMDPAGPRQYRMLAEILALSLADDADPDAKAIEAGRRWGRQIASSSEDDGAGGKAAPVDHLMSLLEKMNFAPERRDADGQVRIGLRHCPFLELAESQPHVVCPVHLGLMRGAMDAWQVPVMVDRLEAFVEPNLCLTHLTVAGAAR comes from the coding sequence ATGGCGACCCAGTCCGAGCAACCGGCGGAGCCACGTCTGCGGGTCCTGCGGGTGCTGAACGCGGCCACCACCCCGCTGAGCATCGTGGCGATCGCCGGCCAGTTGGGTGTGCATTCGAACACCGTCCGGTTTCACCTCGACACCCTGGTCGGCCAGGGCCGGGTCGAACGCGTGGTACCCGAGCAGAACCGCCCCGGCCGTCCCCCGTTGTTGTTCCGGGCGGTGCGAAGGATGGACCCGGCCGGGCCACGGCAGTACCGGATGTTGGCCGAGATACTCGCGCTGAGTCTCGCCGACGACGCTGATCCCGATGCGAAAGCGATCGAGGCCGGTCGCCGGTGGGGTCGACAGATCGCCTCGTCCAGCGAAGACGACGGAGCGGGCGGGAAAGCGGCGCCGGTCGACCATCTGATGTCGTTGCTGGAGAAGATGAACTTCGCTCCTGAGCGCCGTGACGCCGACGGGCAGGTACGGATCGGTCTGCGGCACTGCCCCTTCCTCGAACTCGCCGAATCCCAGCCCCACGTCGTCTGCCCGGTCCACCTGGGCCTGATGCGAGGTGCCATGGACGCCTGGCAGGTGCCGGTCATGGTGGACCGGCTGGAGGCGTTCGTCGAGCCCAATCTGTGCCTCACCCATCTCACCGTCGCCGGGGCAGCCCGATGA
- the fdxA gene encoding ferredoxin, which yields MTYVIGEACVDVMDRACVQECPVDCIYEGGRSLYIQPDECVDCGACEPVCPVEAIYFEDDLPEPYRPYLADNEAFFVETLPGRDGPLGSPGGAARIGPLGVDTPMVANLPPTNAAQEG from the coding sequence ATGACGTACGTGATCGGTGAAGCCTGCGTGGATGTGATGGACCGCGCATGCGTGCAGGAGTGTCCGGTGGACTGCATCTACGAGGGGGGCCGCAGCCTCTACATCCAGCCGGACGAGTGCGTCGACTGCGGCGCCTGTGAGCCGGTCTGCCCGGTCGAGGCCATCTACTTCGAGGACGACCTGCCCGAGCCGTACCGTCCGTACCTCGCCGACAACGAGGCGTTCTTCGTCGAGACCCTGCCGGGCCGCGACGGGCCCCTGGGCTCCCCGGGCGGTGCGGCGAGGATCGGCCCGCTGGGGGTGGACACGCCGATGGTGGCGAATCTCCCGCCGACGAATGCCGCACAGGAAGGCTGA
- a CDS encoding VOC family protein, with protein MSDIRRAVAFYEGKLGLRPLWSGPSAAIADGSRIYGSGGGPALNVYQSVTAGTTAATLATWYVDDIDQIVDELTSAGVEFTRYDQFAHDVKGITPRAGGGRIAWFQDPDGNTFALESDV; from the coding sequence GTGTCCGACATACGAAGGGCGGTCGCCTTCTACGAAGGCAAGCTGGGCCTCCGGCCGCTGTGGTCCGGCCCCAGTGCCGCCATCGCAGACGGCAGCCGTATCTATGGATCTGGTGGGGGGCCGGCGCTGAACGTGTACCAGTCGGTCACCGCCGGGACGACCGCGGCGACCCTCGCGACGTGGTACGTCGACGACATCGACCAGATCGTCGACGAACTCACCTCGGCCGGCGTCGAGTTCACTCGCTACGACCAGTTCGCACACGACGTCAAGGGGATCACCCCTCGGGCCGGCGGTGGACGTATCGCGTGGTTCCAGGACCCGGACGGCAACACCTTCGCCCTCGAATCCGACGTCTGA